A genomic stretch from Chitinophaga lutea includes:
- the porK gene encoding T9SS ring complex lipoprotein PorK/GldK, which produces MKVTLMKLNYCSGLMVMLLPVLLASCGGGKTPKNAQGQLIGVSPRPKYSPPVPYGMVYVPSGTFHMGPSDEDVNYAYTARNKAISISGFYMDATEITNNEYRQFVYWVTDSIAHVLMGHVKNEDGQDYVDWKQKVNWKDKATYEKVDAMIYSAEDRLYGRKEVDVRKLLYHQETFNWEKAKLRENKDKPRSSFIEKKDVAIYPDTLCWIRDFSYAYNEPMTRMYFWHPAFDNYPVVGVTWHQASSFCEWRSKFWEDYRASKKQFTEDKFQLPSEAQWEYAARGGREQAPYPWGGYYIRNKKGCLLANFKPGRGNYPEDGGFYTVRADAYWPNDYGLYNMAGNVAEWTQDIFYQNAYSFTSDMNPYLRMDIADNAPPRMKRKTVRGGSWKDIGHFLQNGTRSYEYQDSAKSYIGFRCTIAFLSRSKNDFNRK; this is translated from the coding sequence ATGAAAGTCACCCTTATGAAGCTTAATTATTGCAGTGGGCTGATGGTTATGCTGCTGCCGGTACTGCTGGCCAGTTGCGGTGGTGGTAAAACCCCGAAAAATGCGCAGGGACAGCTGATTGGTGTTAGTCCCCGCCCGAAATACTCCCCTCCCGTACCTTATGGAATGGTGTATGTACCTTCCGGCACATTTCACATGGGTCCCAGTGATGAGGACGTGAACTATGCCTATACCGCCAGGAACAAAGCCATCTCTATCTCAGGGTTTTACATGGATGCTACGGAGATCACCAACAATGAATACCGCCAGTTCGTATACTGGGTAACGGATTCCATTGCACACGTGCTCATGGGCCATGTGAAAAACGAAGACGGGCAGGATTATGTGGACTGGAAACAGAAAGTGAACTGGAAAGACAAGGCGACCTACGAAAAGGTGGACGCCATGATCTATTCGGCGGAAGACCGTTTGTACGGCCGCAAGGAAGTGGATGTGCGCAAGCTCCTCTACCACCAGGAAACTTTTAACTGGGAGAAAGCCAAGCTCCGTGAGAATAAAGACAAACCCCGTTCTTCCTTCATCGAAAAGAAAGACGTGGCCATTTACCCGGACACGCTCTGCTGGATTCGCGACTTCTCTTATGCATATAACGAGCCCATGACCCGTATGTACTTCTGGCATCCGGCGTTCGACAACTACCCGGTAGTTGGCGTAACCTGGCACCAGGCAAGTTCATTCTGCGAATGGCGCAGTAAATTCTGGGAAGACTACCGTGCTTCCAAGAAGCAGTTTACGGAAGACAAGTTCCAGCTGCCTTCCGAAGCACAGTGGGAATATGCAGCCCGCGGCGGCCGCGAACAGGCGCCGTATCCCTGGGGTGGTTATTACATCCGCAACAAAAAAGGCTGTCTGCTCGCCAACTTCAAACCCGGCCGCGGTAACTATCCGGAAGACGGCGGTTTTTACACCGTGCGCGCCGATGCTTACTGGCCCAACGATTACGGCCTGTACAACATGGCCGGCAACGTAGCGGAGTGGACGCAGGACATCTTCTACCAGAATGCCTATTCTTTCACTTCCGATATGAACCCTTATCTGAGAATGGATATTGCCGACAATGCGCCCCCGCGCATGAAACGCAAGACCGTAAGGGGCGGCAGCTGGAAAGATATCGGGCACTTCCTGCAGAACGGTACGCGCTCTTACGAGTACCAGGACAGCGCAAAATCCTACATCGGGTTTCGCTGCACCATCGCGTTCCTGAGCAGGTCTAAAAATGACTTTAACCGTAAATAA
- a CDS encoding DUF4271 domain-containing protein: MLMICSALPAWCQADSARRPRTATVRQQAPKVTADSLHKADSLRVADSLKAAALPKVHAYDTILQRLARTNRFLNTEGKTLQYDINPVRPDPGQDWLVYLVGGVLLLLGVIRTSYLKYFSDLFRAFFNPTLSQRQLKDQLSQSPFPNFLLNFFFAISMGLYLYLLMYRLNYPTDAIAWMLIPGLMVLVGVIYLVKYMVLRFCGWLFGNEELIDAYVFILYLINKVLGIMLAPFLVVLAFCKPEIAGTCLYISIFFIVLLVVYRYVRSYSLIRQYLSFSKLHFFLYLCAFEVVPVLIITKVLLLWLTGNP, from the coding sequence ATGTTGATGATATGTAGCGCGCTGCCGGCATGGTGCCAGGCAGACAGCGCCCGGCGCCCCCGTACCGCCACGGTCCGGCAACAGGCGCCCAAAGTTACGGCGGATTCTTTGCATAAAGCCGATTCACTGCGGGTGGCCGACTCGCTGAAAGCCGCGGCCCTGCCGAAAGTGCACGCGTACGACACCATTCTTCAACGCCTCGCCAGAACCAACCGTTTCCTCAATACCGAAGGTAAAACCCTGCAATACGACATCAATCCGGTAAGGCCGGACCCCGGCCAGGACTGGCTCGTATACCTCGTGGGAGGCGTGCTGCTGTTGCTGGGCGTTATCCGTACGTCGTACCTGAAATATTTCTCTGACCTCTTCAGGGCCTTCTTCAATCCCACGCTCAGCCAGCGGCAGCTCAAGGATCAGCTGTCCCAGTCGCCCTTCCCCAACTTCCTGCTGAACTTCTTTTTTGCGATCAGCATGGGGCTGTATCTCTACCTGCTCATGTACCGGCTCAATTACCCGACCGACGCCATTGCATGGATGCTGATTCCCGGCCTGATGGTGCTGGTGGGGGTGATCTACCTGGTGAAGTACATGGTGCTGCGTTTCTGCGGATGGCTGTTCGGCAACGAAGAACTGATCGATGCCTATGTGTTCATCCTGTACCTGATCAATAAAGTGCTGGGGATAATGCTGGCGCCGTTTTTAGTGGTACTGGCCTTCTGTAAGCCCGAAATAGCCGGTACCTGCCTCTATATTTCAATATTTTTTATAGTGTTACTGGTTGTGTACCGGTATGTAAGATCTTATTCGCTGATCCGTCAATATCTCTCTTTCAGCAAATTGCATTTTTTTCTTTACCTTTGCGCATTCGAAGTAGTGCCGGTTTTAATAATTACAAAGGTACTTTTACTTTGGTTAACTGGTAATCCGTAA
- the porN gene encoding type IX secretion system ring subunit PorN/GldN, giving the protein MRAVILKRISWGAFLMLVLAASADAQSRRRGATNPPASNPPAQQQQQPVTNPATGNTVTPPAAPPQQAAPAGVPPSLRQDGIGTPVDTPRKSLRIDGVSERAPNRDRVPIAYDHIREDDKFWEKQIWQVIDVREKMNLPFQYNVEDESGVNQLLINILLNAVKNKEVEAFSAVDDRFSTLISYDEIMTRLSGEVRSVRSVDPVTGEEKMVETRDEFNPEAIKQYKIKEVWVFDQEASALKVRILGIAPMVSRMNDDGTFRGALPLFWLYYPDLRPVLAKYDVYNQNNDAATMTWEDLFEMRFFSSFVVKEKNAFNREISNYIKDGVMRLLEGQAIKDKIFNKEQDLWEY; this is encoded by the coding sequence ATGCGAGCAGTAATATTGAAAAGAATCAGCTGGGGTGCATTTTTAATGCTGGTATTGGCAGCTTCGGCCGACGCACAATCGCGCCGCAGGGGTGCAACTAACCCGCCTGCCAGCAATCCGCCTGCGCAACAGCAGCAGCAACCCGTTACCAATCCCGCTACCGGTAATACGGTAACGCCTCCCGCCGCGCCTCCCCAACAGGCGGCCCCGGCCGGCGTACCGCCTTCCCTCCGGCAGGATGGTATAGGGACCCCGGTGGATACCCCGCGCAAATCGCTCCGTATAGATGGTGTTTCCGAAAGAGCCCCGAACCGCGACCGTGTGCCCATTGCATACGACCACATCCGCGAAGACGACAAGTTCTGGGAGAAACAGATCTGGCAGGTAATCGACGTGCGCGAAAAAATGAACCTCCCCTTCCAGTACAACGTGGAAGATGAGAGCGGGGTAAACCAGCTGCTGATCAATATTCTGCTCAATGCAGTCAAAAACAAGGAAGTGGAAGCCTTCAGTGCTGTGGACGACCGCTTCAGCACCCTGATCTCTTACGACGAAATCATGACCCGCCTTTCCGGTGAAGTGAGGTCCGTAAGAAGCGTAGACCCCGTAACAGGAGAAGAAAAAATGGTGGAAACCAGGGACGAATTCAACCCCGAAGCCATCAAACAATACAAGATCAAGGAAGTATGGGTATTCGACCAGGAAGCCTCCGCGTTGAAAGTACGGATACTGGGCATCGCGCCCATGGTATCCCGTATGAACGACGACGGCACCTTCAGAGGCGCGCTGCCTTTGTTCTGGTTATACTACCCCGACCTGCGCCCTGTTCTGGCCAAATACGACGTATACAACCAGAATAACGACGCAGCTACCATGACCTGGGAAGACCTGTTTGAAATGCGCTTTTTCTCCAGCTTCGTAGTGAAAGAAAAGAACGCCTTCAACCGCGAAATCAGCAACTATATTAAAGACGGCGTGATGCGCCTCCTCGAAGGGCAGGCCATCAAAGACAAGATCTTTAATAAAGAACAGGACCTCTGGGAATATTGA
- the hemW gene encoding radical SAM family heme chaperone HemW yields MAGIYLHIPFCKKACHYCNFHFSTSLQHRNEMVECLHMEAAMQKGYLEGRPVETIYFGGGTPSILAPAAISGLLNTLKAHYAVSPDAEITLEANPDDLTPATLEGLRTAGINRLSIGIQSFFEEDLRWMNRAHNAQQAEECVRQARAAGFDNFSIDLIYGGPTLSDAHWQQNVARAVELGVPHLSCYALTVEPGTALDHFIQHHKMPAIDPDRAAQHFEMLMRWLEAAGYEHYEISNFALPGKRSRHNSSYWQGKPYLGLGPSAHSFNGTSRQWNVANNALYIQGIRKGSPAFEKEILSPQMALNEYIMISLRTEAGCNLDTVAERFGVEKQRQLHAAGKEFIEKGWMREEGAALRLTREGKFFADGIAAAMFF; encoded by the coding sequence ATGGCCGGTATTTATCTACATATTCCTTTCTGCAAAAAAGCGTGCCACTATTGCAATTTCCATTTTTCCACTTCGCTGCAGCACCGCAACGAAATGGTGGAATGCCTGCACATGGAGGCGGCCATGCAAAAGGGTTATCTGGAAGGCCGGCCGGTGGAAACCATCTATTTTGGGGGCGGCACGCCCAGCATCCTGGCGCCGGCCGCGATCAGCGGCCTGCTGAATACCCTAAAAGCGCATTACGCGGTATCCCCCGATGCGGAGATCACCCTTGAAGCCAATCCGGACGATCTGACGCCAGCCACCCTTGAAGGCCTGCGTACGGCGGGCATCAACCGCCTGAGCATCGGCATACAATCGTTTTTTGAAGAAGACCTCCGCTGGATGAACCGCGCTCACAATGCCCAACAGGCGGAGGAATGCGTGCGGCAGGCACGTGCGGCGGGCTTCGACAATTTCAGCATCGACCTGATTTACGGCGGGCCTACCCTCAGCGACGCACACTGGCAGCAAAACGTGGCCAGGGCCGTGGAGCTGGGTGTACCACACCTCTCCTGCTATGCATTGACGGTGGAGCCCGGCACGGCACTCGACCATTTTATCCAGCATCATAAAATGCCGGCCATCGACCCCGACCGGGCCGCGCAGCATTTTGAAATGCTGATGCGCTGGCTGGAAGCAGCGGGTTACGAGCACTACGAGATCTCGAACTTTGCGCTGCCCGGCAAGCGTTCCCGGCACAACAGCAGCTACTGGCAGGGTAAGCCCTATCTCGGCCTCGGCCCTTCCGCCCATTCGTTCAATGGCACGTCGCGGCAGTGGAATGTGGCCAACAACGCCCTCTACATACAGGGCATCCGCAAAGGCAGCCCGGCTTTCGAAAAAGAAATCCTCAGTCCGCAGATGGCGCTGAACGAGTATATCATGATCTCGCTGCGCACGGAAGCAGGCTGCAACCTTGATACGGTGGCCGAGCGCTTCGGCGTCGAAAAGCAGCGCCAGCTGCATGCAGCGGGCAAAGAGTTTATCGAAAAAGGCTGGATGCGTGAAGAAGGTGCCGCGCTGCGCCTCACCCGCGAAGGCAAGTTCTTTGCAGACGGCATCGCGGCTGCGATGTTCTTTTAG
- the porM gene encoding type IX secretion system motor protein PorM/GldM — translation MALPKDPRQKMINFMYLVLTAMLALNVSAEILNAFDIVNNSINTSNTSIDNKNEVTYKQFAKLMTTDAAKVGPLNEKANKVKALSAAAHTYIENLKKEIITASGGLDEKGEIKGKDNLDAATRIMENQKKGPALQKELADLRQQLLAVINPKDKAAFEANLPLRVNDPELKGPVKKSWTTYHFNMVPSIAAVTILGKFQNDIKNSEAMIIDKLLKEVSEDDFVFDKLEAFVSLNSKNFTTGQELEAKVVMGAYSSTVNPTIVINGQRVEAEAGKATYRIPVGAIGDHTISGVVELMKPNGEKVTSPFSETYKVGASATSISADKMNVLYVALQNPISITAAGVPAEKIQASISGVPGASISKRGAGEFIVTVGGTGKAVISVSAEVDGKVKTLDSKEFRVKSIPDPAMKVGFAKGPTIKAADFKAQGGLRADLEDFLFDGVRYAVVGYRMGIEPKGREYVEGEANSEYWPKDAGIQNAIRGLKPGDQVYFDNIKVKGPDGRVRAMQNINFKIN, via the coding sequence ATGGCTTTACCAAAAGACCCCAGGCAGAAGATGATCAACTTCATGTACCTGGTACTAACGGCCATGTTGGCATTGAACGTGTCCGCAGAAATTTTGAACGCATTTGATATCGTAAATAATTCTATCAATACCTCCAACACCTCCATCGACAACAAAAATGAGGTGACCTATAAACAATTTGCCAAACTGATGACTACAGACGCGGCGAAAGTAGGTCCCCTCAATGAAAAGGCCAACAAGGTGAAAGCCCTGTCTGCGGCCGCCCATACCTATATAGAAAATCTTAAAAAAGAAATTATCACCGCGAGCGGCGGGTTGGACGAAAAAGGAGAAATTAAAGGAAAAGACAACCTGGATGCTGCTACGCGCATCATGGAAAATCAGAAGAAAGGCCCCGCCCTGCAAAAGGAACTGGCCGATCTGCGTCAGCAGCTGCTGGCAGTGATCAATCCGAAAGACAAAGCGGCTTTTGAAGCCAACCTGCCTTTGAGGGTGAACGATCCGGAACTGAAAGGACCCGTGAAAAAAAGCTGGACGACGTACCACTTTAACATGGTGCCCTCCATTGCTGCCGTAACCATCCTGGGTAAATTCCAGAACGATATCAAGAACTCCGAAGCGATGATCATTGACAAATTGTTGAAGGAAGTATCCGAAGACGATTTTGTGTTCGACAAGCTGGAGGCGTTCGTATCATTGAACTCTAAAAACTTTACCACCGGCCAGGAGCTGGAAGCCAAAGTGGTGATGGGCGCTTACAGCAGCACTGTAAACCCTACCATCGTCATCAACGGCCAGCGCGTGGAAGCAGAAGCAGGTAAGGCTACATACCGCATCCCCGTAGGCGCCATCGGCGACCATACCATTTCCGGCGTGGTGGAACTGATGAAGCCCAACGGCGAAAAAGTAACGAGCCCCTTCTCTGAAACCTACAAAGTAGGCGCTTCTGCGACTTCCATCTCCGCCGATAAAATGAACGTATTATACGTAGCGCTGCAAAACCCGATCTCCATCACGGCGGCGGGCGTACCGGCGGAAAAAATACAGGCTTCCATCAGCGGCGTTCCGGGCGCTTCCATCTCGAAAAGAGGTGCGGGCGAATTCATCGTAACTGTTGGCGGCACCGGCAAAGCGGTGATTTCCGTATCAGCCGAAGTGGACGGGAAAGTGAAAACACTCGACTCCAAAGAGTTCCGTGTGAAAAGCATTCCCGACCCGGCCATGAAAGTTGGGTTTGCGAAAGGCCCGACTATTAAGGCTGCGGACTTTAAGGCACAGGGCGGTTTGCGCGCTGACCTGGAAGACTTCCTCTTCGACGGTGTAAGGTATGCCGTAGTAGGTTACCGTATGGGTATCGAGCCGAAGGGCCGGGAATACGTGGAAGGTGAAGCCAATTCTGAATACTGGCCGAAAGACGCCGGTATCCAAAATGCTATACGAGGCCTGAAACCGGGCGACCAGGTTTACTTTGACAACATCAAGGTAAAAGGCCCCGATGGCAGGGTTCGTGCGATGCAGAACATTAATTTCAAGATCAATTAA
- a CDS encoding uroporphyrinogen-III synthase, translated as MDFHPFIRVEGVPGKDFRKQKVDIITYTAVIFTSRNAVDHFFRICEELKVKVSQDCKYFCITEAVALYLQKFILYRKRKVFYGADGTTKSLLEVMNKHRENEKFLFPSSDSQKKDIEEWMKANKCEYATASLYKTVSNDVKEVLTKTEYDMIVFFSPSGVKSLFENVPKFKQNGTCIGAFGPTTSAAVEEAGLRLDVKAPAPQAPSMVAALEQFLQNLKK; from the coding sequence TTGGATTTTCATCCCTTTATCCGTGTAGAGGGGGTTCCAGGTAAGGATTTCCGGAAGCAGAAAGTGGACATCATTACCTATACTGCGGTAATCTTTACCAGCAGGAATGCAGTGGACCACTTCTTCCGTATTTGTGAAGAGCTGAAAGTGAAGGTGTCTCAGGATTGTAAGTACTTCTGTATTACAGAAGCCGTTGCGTTATACCTGCAAAAATTCATCCTCTATCGGAAGCGCAAGGTATTTTATGGGGCAGATGGCACCACCAAAAGTCTGCTGGAAGTGATGAACAAACACCGGGAAAACGAGAAGTTCCTCTTCCCCAGTTCAGACAGCCAGAAAAAAGACATTGAAGAGTGGATGAAAGCCAACAAGTGCGAGTATGCCACCGCCTCATTGTACAAAACCGTTTCAAACGACGTGAAAGAAGTGCTGACGAAAACGGAATATGATATGATCGTGTTCTTCAGTCCTTCCGGCGTAAAATCCCTGTTTGAAAACGTACCCAAATTCAAACAGAACGGAACCTGCATCGGGGCTTTCGGTCCCACTACTTCCGCTGCAGTGGAAGAAGCCGGCCTCCGGCTTGATGTAAAAGCCCCTGCACCCCAGGCGCCTTCCATGGTAGCCGCACTGGAGCAGTTCCTGCAGAATCTGAAAAAGTAA
- a CDS encoding NAD(P)H-dependent glycerol-3-phosphate dehydrogenase, whose amino-acid sequence MGNHIGIIGSGSWATALAKILTDNNQHIHWWIRNEETIRHMQLRHHNKHYLTSVYFDTGLLQLNHRVEEVVKASDTIILAVPSAFLRTVLETLPPNAFEGKKVVSAIKGLVAGTNQLINDYLADAFNLPLEQYFTITGPCHAEEVANEKLSYLTFSGVNAAETETLAARFNNSYLQTIVNKDVMGVQFASVLKNIYAMGAGIAHGLEYGDNFLSVFITNCFREMQEFLEKYEQNQAGSGKEPMVHNYNASAYLGDLLVTCYSLHSRNRTFGNMIGKGYSVKATQLELNMIAEGYYASKCIYEINAQIGAYMPIAQKVYAILWEHLHMEEAFLELEKGLI is encoded by the coding sequence ATGGGAAATCATATCGGTATTATTGGAAGCGGCAGCTGGGCAACGGCGCTGGCGAAGATACTCACAGACAACAACCAGCACATTCACTGGTGGATACGCAATGAAGAAACCATCCGCCACATGCAGCTGCGGCATCACAACAAACATTACCTCACCTCCGTCTATTTCGATACCGGCCTTTTACAACTGAACCACCGGGTGGAAGAAGTAGTGAAAGCCAGCGATACGATCATTCTGGCGGTCCCTTCCGCTTTCCTGCGTACTGTGCTGGAAACGCTGCCCCCCAATGCATTTGAAGGGAAAAAAGTGGTGTCGGCCATCAAAGGCCTTGTAGCCGGTACTAACCAGCTGATCAACGATTACCTGGCAGACGCATTCAATCTGCCACTCGAACAATACTTCACGATTACGGGCCCCTGCCATGCGGAAGAAGTGGCCAACGAAAAATTGTCTTACCTCACCTTTTCGGGTGTAAATGCCGCGGAAACGGAAACCCTGGCCGCGCGCTTCAATAACAGCTACCTGCAAACCATCGTCAATAAAGACGTGATGGGCGTGCAGTTCGCCTCCGTACTCAAAAACATCTATGCCATGGGTGCCGGTATTGCGCACGGCCTCGAGTACGGCGACAATTTCCTGAGCGTGTTCATTACCAACTGCTTCCGCGAAATGCAGGAGTTCCTGGAAAAATACGAACAGAACCAGGCGGGGTCGGGCAAAGAGCCGATGGTGCACAACTACAACGCCAGCGCCTATCTCGGTGACCTGTTAGTGACCTGCTATTCACTGCACAGCCGCAACCGCACTTTCGGTAACATGATCGGCAAGGGGTATAGTGTGAAAGCCACGCAGCTCGAACTGAACATGATCGCGGAAGGTTATTACGCCAGCAAGTGCATCTACGAAATCAATGCGCAAATAGGCGCGTATATGCCCATCGCGCAAAAAGTATATGCGATCCTGTGGGAGCACCTGCATATGGAGGAAGCGTTCCTGGAACTGGAGAAGGGGCTGATTTAA
- a CDS encoding thioredoxin domain-containing protein, whose protein sequence is MNHLAKETSPYLLQHAHNPVDWYPWGEEALQRAEREDRPILVSIGYAACHWCHVMERESFEDAGVAAIMNEHFINIKIDREERPDIDHIYMDALQAMAGSGGWPLNVFLLPNRQPFYGGTYFPPKKAFNRPSWKEVLMAVADAFKTKRDELESQASNLTQHLHQSNQFGMEAVNMQLPKDELFTPAQCKSITLAIMGQADKEWGGFGRAPKFPASFTIQYLLRYYRTEKDETALQQALLSLDKMVYGGIYDQLGGGFARYSTDEKWLAPHFEKMLYDNALLTDTLCEAWQLTGKPVYARTVAQTLEFIQREMTSPEGGFYAALDADSEGVEGKFYVWTLDEVESLLGEDAPAFCAYYDVSRHGNWEDVNILWVPRAPELVAAELGMQPEELEAHMEKCRQVLMEARSKRIRPGLDDKILLGWNALMIHACCKAYAAFGEKRWLAMAEKAMICIWEKMKQPGAASAFWHTYKKGDARYPAFLDDYAYLIRALIALQEVTGDLGWLQKAAGITEFVTEQFGDETARYFYYTATGQADVIVRKKEVYDGAVPSGNAVMAHNLWHLSVVYDRKDWAERALGMTASLSGSVVRYPTSFGVWAAMMLRLVQGTPELAVAGPAYREMMDELNKLYVPGKVLLGSDENQESIPLLQNRLQAGKTLIYLCKDYHCMKPAEYISEIVNLI, encoded by the coding sequence ATGAATCACCTGGCCAAGGAAACCAGTCCTTACCTGTTACAGCACGCCCACAACCCCGTTGACTGGTACCCCTGGGGCGAAGAAGCCCTGCAGCGCGCCGAGCGGGAAGACAGGCCCATCCTCGTCAGTATCGGATACGCTGCCTGCCACTGGTGCCACGTCATGGAGCGGGAGAGCTTCGAAGATGCCGGTGTGGCCGCCATCATGAACGAGCACTTCATCAATATCAAAATAGACCGCGAAGAGCGGCCCGACATCGATCATATTTACATGGACGCGCTGCAGGCCATGGCCGGTTCCGGCGGATGGCCGCTGAACGTGTTCCTGCTGCCCAACCGCCAGCCTTTCTATGGTGGCACGTACTTCCCTCCGAAAAAAGCCTTCAACCGCCCTTCGTGGAAAGAAGTGCTGATGGCCGTGGCCGACGCATTCAAAACCAAACGCGACGAGCTCGAAAGCCAGGCCTCCAATCTCACGCAGCACCTGCACCAGAGCAACCAGTTCGGTATGGAGGCGGTGAACATGCAGCTGCCCAAGGACGAACTGTTCACGCCCGCGCAATGCAAATCCATCACGCTGGCCATCATGGGGCAGGCGGACAAGGAGTGGGGCGGATTCGGCCGTGCGCCCAAGTTTCCGGCGTCGTTCACCATCCAGTACCTGCTGCGTTATTACCGCACCGAAAAAGACGAAACCGCGTTGCAGCAGGCTTTGCTCTCGCTCGACAAAATGGTGTACGGCGGCATTTACGACCAGCTGGGCGGCGGCTTTGCACGGTATTCCACCGATGAAAAATGGCTGGCCCCGCATTTCGAAAAGATGCTGTACGACAATGCCCTGCTCACCGATACGCTCTGTGAAGCCTGGCAGCTTACCGGCAAACCCGTATATGCGCGCACGGTAGCCCAAACGCTCGAATTCATACAGCGCGAAATGACCTCGCCTGAAGGCGGGTTCTACGCTGCGCTCGACGCCGATTCGGAAGGGGTGGAAGGCAAGTTTTACGTATGGACGCTCGACGAGGTGGAAAGCCTGCTGGGCGAAGATGCGCCCGCGTTTTGCGCTTATTACGACGTGAGCCGCCACGGCAACTGGGAAGACGTGAATATTCTCTGGGTGCCCCGCGCACCGGAGCTGGTGGCCGCGGAACTGGGCATGCAGCCGGAGGAGCTGGAAGCGCACATGGAAAAATGCAGGCAGGTGCTGATGGAAGCCCGCAGCAAACGTATCCGCCCGGGCCTCGACGATAAAATCCTGCTCGGCTGGAATGCGCTGATGATCCATGCCTGTTGCAAGGCATACGCGGCTTTCGGGGAAAAACGCTGGCTAGCGATGGCTGAAAAGGCCATGATCTGCATCTGGGAAAAAATGAAGCAGCCCGGGGCAGCCTCTGCATTCTGGCATACGTATAAAAAGGGAGACGCCCGTTACCCGGCGTTTTTGGACGACTATGCCTATCTCATCCGTGCGCTGATTGCGTTACAGGAAGTTACGGGCGATCTGGGCTGGCTGCAAAAAGCCGCCGGCATCACAGAATTTGTGACCGAACAATTTGGAGACGAAACTGCGCGTTATTTCTATTACACCGCCACCGGGCAGGCCGATGTGATCGTGCGGAAAAAGGAAGTGTACGACGGGGCGGTGCCCAGTGGCAACGCCGTGATGGCGCATAACCTTTGGCATCTGTCCGTTGTGTATGACAGGAAAGACTGGGCCGAAAGGGCATTGGGCATGACCGCCAGCCTCTCCGGGTCGGTGGTGCGTTACCCCACTTCGTTCGGTGTGTGGGCCGCCATGATGCTGCGGCTGGTGCAGGGAACCCCGGAACTTGCGGTGGCCGGCCCTGCCTACAGGGAAATGATGGATGAACTGAACAAGCTGTATGTGCCCGGCAAGGTGTTGCTCGGGTCCGATGAAAACCAGGAGAGCATCCCGCTGTTGCAAAACCGGCTGCAGGCGGGGAAAACACTGATCTATCTATGCAAAGATTATCATTGTATGAAGCCTGCGGAATACATATCAGAAATTGTTAATTTAATCTGA
- the porL gene encoding type IX secretion system motor protein PorL/GldL, whose product MNPNTAKWLNFFVCIGASVVIVGALFKLQHWPGADVALILGLSVEALIFFVYAFVPDTSAPAAPVAGVAGTPALANMDKMLQEADITPTSLTRLSDNFSKLGQTVDKMRDISDVVAATGDYTQKTREAASAIGSVTQAYTSAAAAVSSFNNASESTRHFHDQVQSMTKNLASLNAIYELELQDTNNHLKAMNTFYSNLLSASQAMSGSVDDAKKTQEQISLLARNLGNLNTVYGNMLTAMQGR is encoded by the coding sequence ATGAATCCTAACACAGCGAAATGGCTCAACTTCTTCGTATGTATCGGCGCATCTGTCGTGATCGTCGGAGCCCTGTTCAAATTGCAACACTGGCCTGGTGCTGACGTAGCACTGATCCTGGGTCTGAGTGTGGAAGCACTGATCTTCTTCGTGTACGCTTTTGTACCGGATACAAGCGCGCCGGCAGCCCCTGTAGCAGGTGTGGCAGGTACGCCCGCACTGGCGAACATGGACAAGATGCTCCAGGAAGCAGACATCACGCCGACCAGCCTTACCCGCCTGAGCGACAATTTCTCCAAACTGGGTCAGACCGTGGACAAAATGCGCGACATCAGCGACGTGGTAGCCGCCACCGGCGATTATACACAGAAAACACGCGAAGCAGCCAGCGCCATCGGCTCTGTAACGCAGGCCTACACCAGCGCAGCAGCTGCGGTGTCTTCTTTCAACAACGCATCCGAATCTACCCGCCACTTCCACGATCAGGTGCAGTCAATGACCAAAAACCTGGCCTCATTGAATGCCATCTATGAACTGGAATTGCAGGATACCAATAACCACCTGAAGGCGATGAACACCTTCTACAGCAACCTCCTCTCCGCATCTCAGGCTATGAGCGGCAGCGTGGACGATGCTAAGAAAACACAGGAGCAAATCAGTCTTCTCGCACGCAACCTTGGTAACCTGAATACCGTTTACGGTAACATGCTCACCGCAATGCAGGGCAGATAG